The Clostridium sporogenes genome contains a region encoding:
- the pth gene encoding aminoacyl-tRNA hydrolase, protein MYLVVGLGNIGEEYKKTRHNIGFDAIDIISEKYNIKINRQKFKGSYGEGRIGNEKVILLKPSTYMNLSGESVIEAVNFYKINKENIIVIYDDMSIDIGKLRIRGKGSAGGHNGIKNIIQHLNSDIFPRVRVGIGQPDGNVVNYVLGKFSKEQREIIEKTLAMSAKACISIVEDGVTEAMNKYNGVKIEV, encoded by the coding sequence ATGTATTTAGTAGTTGGATTAGGAAATATAGGAGAAGAATATAAAAAAACTAGGCATAATATAGGTTTTGATGCAATTGACATTATATCTGAGAAGTATAATATTAAAATAAATAGGCAAAAATTTAAAGGAAGTTATGGAGAAGGAAGAATAGGAAATGAAAAGGTAATATTATTAAAGCCTAGTACATATATGAATTTAAGTGGAGAAAGTGTTATAGAAGCAGTTAATTTTTATAAAATAAATAAAGAAAATATAATAGTAATATATGATGATATGAGTATAGATATAGGTAAATTAAGAATTAGAGGTAAGGGAAGTGCAGGTGGACACAATGGTATAAAAAATATTATACAACATTTAAATTCAGATATTTTTCCAAGGGTTAGAGTAGGGATTGGACAGCCTGATGGAAATGTAGTAAACTATGTTCTGGGAAAATTTTCAAAAGAACAAAGGGAAATTATAGAAAAAACACTAGCCATGTCAGCTAAAGCGTGTATAAGTATAGTAGAAGATGGAGTGACAGAGGCTATGAATAAGTACAATGGAGTAAAAATAGAAGTATAA
- a CDS encoding S1C family serine protease, with protein sequence MDRDNLNNVEEKGLNAEPYGEINFKKSRKRRRMKNILFIMIIIIVSALCGGFTASYIIDKKLEKNPYTPTNESLFEQKSEKNEKQNKNEQLPKNSITKVAESVGPAVVGISNKTEGYFGVEDQGSGSGIIFDPNGYIVTNNHVINGAQKITVKLSTGKVLDASLVGKDTRSDLAVIKVNAKNLPVAKFGDSSKVKVGDMAIAIGNPLGEEFAGTVTAGIVSAINRKIQYGGALYKLIQTDAAINPGNSGGALCNDAGEIIGINSLKEKAEGIGFAISINEAKDIIKSLMDYGKVSRPYLGVAGKTISSEQTGVSGVYVAEVVQGSGAAAAGIKPTDIIVELDGKKVTKFEDLADILDTHKVGDTVKAKILRNSKYKEVNIILSEMKESNR encoded by the coding sequence ATGGATAGAGATAATTTAAATAATGTTGAAGAGAAAGGTTTAAATGCTGAACCATATGGTGAAATAAATTTTAAAAAAAGTAGAAAAAGAAGAAGGATGAAAAATATACTATTTATTATGATTATAATTATAGTATCAGCTTTATGTGGTGGATTTACAGCTTCCTATATTATAGATAAAAAATTAGAAAAAAATCCATACACTCCTACTAATGAATCCTTATTTGAACAAAAAAGTGAAAAAAATGAAAAACAAAATAAAAATGAACAATTACCTAAGAATTCTATAACAAAGGTTGCTGAAAGTGTAGGACCAGCGGTAGTAGGCATTAGTAATAAAACAGAGGGATATTTTGGGGTAGAAGATCAGGGATCAGGCTCAGGTATAATATTTGATCCTAATGGGTACATTGTAACTAATAATCATGTAATAAATGGAGCACAAAAAATAACAGTAAAATTATCTACAGGAAAAGTTTTAGACGCTTCTTTAGTTGGAAAAGACACTAGGTCAGACTTAGCTGTTATAAAAGTTAATGCTAAAAATCTACCTGTAGCCAAATTTGGTGATTCATCAAAGGTTAAGGTAGGAGATATGGCTATAGCTATTGGTAATCCATTAGGAGAAGAATTTGCAGGAACTGTTACAGCAGGTATAGTTAGTGCTATAAATAGAAAAATTCAATATGGAGGGGCTTTGTATAAATTGATACAAACTGATGCAGCCATAAATCCAGGAAATAGTGGCGGTGCTTTATGTAATGATGCAGGAGAAATTATAGGAATTAATAGTTTAAAAGAAAAAGCAGAGGGAATAGGATTTGCTATTTCTATAAATGAAGCTAAAGATATAATAAAATCTCTAATGGACTATGGTAAAGTATCAAGGCCTTATTTAGGCGTAGCTGGTAAAACCATATCTTCAGAGCAAACTGGAGTATCCGGGGTATATGTAGCGGAGGTAGTTCAAGGTTCTGGAGCAGCTGCAGCCGGAATTAAGCCTACAGACATAATAGTGGAGTTAGATGGTAAAAAAGTTACTAAATTTGAAGATTTGGCAGACATACTAGATACTCATAAAGTTGGAGATACGGTAAAGGCTAAAATATTAAGAAATAGTAAATATAAAGAAGTTAATATAATATTATCTGAAATGAAAGAAAGTAATAGGTAA
- a CDS encoding sensor histidine kinase, with amino-acid sequence MKKGLFAKLVATFTIIISVSFIIIAAFLSYWFESYYFDQRKNQLITESQFIGNAAVRYVEGSIPSEKINEVINYISNYLSVNIWITDKYGYVYAVSNPKHKNLVGVQVLTDELEELRRGNNLENKGQYKSAFSTPVHTFEVPIFYKGVFSGAIIMHTSIDEIKDPLKKVYNIIWISAIFAIIISCIVIYYFSERIIIRPLAQINYVADKISKGEVGKRVDIESDDEIGALASSFNSMAEAIEQVESNRRLFISNVSHEIRSPITSIKGFIGGILDGIVPAEKQNYYLKLTYEETQRLTRLINDLLDLSAIEEGHLKLNLEEIDLNEIIRTSVIKFETKIRDKKLKVNVSLEDDKVYVIADKDRLTQVVINVLDNAIKYANEGGSVKLNTKIKGSKVIVSIFNDGPVISDEDIKHIWDRFYKADKARSSKVSTGLGLSIVRSILTQHGEDIWVNNSPEGGVTFNFTIKRA; translated from the coding sequence ATGAAAAAAGGCTTATTTGCTAAGCTTGTAGCCACATTTACCATAATAATATCTGTAAGTTTTATAATTATAGCAGCCTTTTTATCCTATTGGTTTGAGAGTTACTATTTTGATCAAAGGAAAAATCAACTTATTACAGAATCCCAGTTTATAGGTAATGCGGCAGTTAGATATGTAGAAGGAAGTATACCATCTGAAAAAATTAATGAAGTAATAAACTATATCAGTAATTATTTATCTGTAAATATATGGATTACTGATAAGTATGGATATGTTTATGCCGTATCTAATCCCAAGCATAAAAATTTAGTAGGAGTACAGGTTCTAACTGATGAATTAGAAGAATTAAGAAGAGGAAACAATTTAGAGAATAAAGGGCAGTATAAATCAGCTTTTTCAACCCCTGTACACACTTTTGAAGTTCCTATTTTTTATAAGGGAGTATTTAGTGGAGCTATAATAATGCACACATCTATAGATGAAATAAAAGATCCATTAAAAAAAGTTTATAATATAATATGGATATCAGCTATTTTTGCCATAATAATATCCTGCATAGTAATATATTACTTTTCTGAAAGGATAATTATAAGACCACTTGCACAAATTAATTATGTAGCCGATAAAATATCTAAAGGAGAAGTAGGAAAGAGGGTAGATATAGAGTCAGATGATGAAATAGGGGCTCTAGCCTCTTCCTTTAACTCTATGGCAGAGGCTATAGAACAAGTAGAAAGCAATAGAAGATTGTTTATTTCAAATGTTTCTCATGAAATAAGATCACCCATTACATCAATAAAAGGATTTATTGGTGGAATATTAGACGGAATAGTTCCAGCGGAAAAGCAAAATTATTATCTGAAATTAACCTATGAAGAAACTCAAAGGCTTACAAGACTTATAAATGATTTATTAGATTTATCTGCCATTGAAGAAGGGCATTTAAAATTAAATTTAGAAGAAATAGACTTAAATGAGATTATAAGAACTAGTGTAATAAAATTTGAGACAAAAATAAGAGACAAAAAATTAAAAGTCAATGTAAGTTTAGAAGATGACAAAGTATATGTTATTGCTGATAAAGATAGGTTAACACAGGTTGTAATAAATGTATTAGATAATGCAATCAAATATGCTAATGAGGGTGGAAGTGTAAAATTAAATACAAAAATCAAGGGAAGCAAAGTTATAGTTTCTATATTTAATGATGGCCCGGTTATATCTGATGAGGATATAAAACATATATGGGACAGATTTTATAAAGCAGATAAAGCTAGATCATCTAAGGTTAGTACTGGACTAGGGTTATCTATTGTAAGAAGTATTTTAACACAACACGGGGAAGATATTTGGGTTAATAATAGTCCAGAAGGAGGGGTAACTTTTAATTTTACCATAAAGAGAGCATAA
- a CDS encoding response regulator transcription factor codes for MEGKIGKVLVVDDDENIAEVIKMYLENSGYDTRVCYDGKEAQEGFLEYKPDLVLLDIMLPHIDGVDVLKWIRKDSTIPIIMLTAKGDTFDKVLALELGADDYIVKPFEPKELLARVKAVLRRYNVDNENKEALNFEQLTIDVNSYTVVYKNKEIKMPPKEFELLYYLAKNKNRVFTREQLLCEVWGYDYPGDSRTVDVHIKRLREKLEGGPNWEIETVWGVGYKFEVK; via the coding sequence ATGGAAGGGAAAATAGGAAAAGTTCTTGTTGTAGATGATGATGAAAATATAGCTGAAGTAATAAAGATGTATTTGGAGAATTCAGGATATGATACAAGAGTTTGTTATGATGGCAAAGAAGCTCAAGAAGGATTTTTAGAGTATAAACCAGATTTAGTTTTATTAGATATAATGCTTCCACATATAGATGGAGTTGATGTACTTAAATGGATAAGAAAGGACAGTACAATACCTATAATAATGTTAACAGCAAAGGGAGACACTTTTGACAAGGTATTAGCGTTAGAACTAGGGGCAGATGATTATATAGTAAAACCCTTTGAGCCTAAAGAATTATTAGCAAGAGTTAAAGCTGTATTAAGAAGATATAATGTGGATAATGAAAATAAAGAGGCATTAAATTTTGAACAGTTAACAATAGATGTTAATTCTTATACAGTTGTTTATAAAAATAAGGAAATAAAAATGCCACCAAAAGAATTTGAACTTTTATATTATTTGGCAAAAAATAAAAACAGAGTATTTACTAGAGAACAATTATTATGTGAAGTATGGGGATATGATTATCCAGGAGACTCAAGAACAGTAGATGTTCACATAAAAAGGTTAAGAGAAAAACTAGAGGGAGGCCCTAATTGGGAAATAGAAACTGTTTGGGGTGTAGGTTACAAATTTGAGGTGAAATAA
- a CDS encoding ribose-phosphate diphosphokinase: MITHGKGIKIFSGNSHPKLAQDIANILGTTVGESQVGTFSDGEISVNINETVRGTDLFIVQSTNEPVNDNLMELLIMIDAFKRASAGRITAVVPYYGYARQDRKAKARDPITAKLVADLLTAAGADRVLTMDLHASQIQGYFNIPLDHLLGSPILAKYFVQKGFEDRDDIVVVSPDLGSVTRARKFADKLHCPIAIIDKRRPKANVSEVMNIIGDIKDKTVILVDDMIDTAGTITNGANALIEMGAKEVYACCTHAVLSGPAIERIENSVIKELVMLNTIDLPEEKTLDKFKVLSVAPVFAEAIKRIYEDTSVSKIFED, translated from the coding sequence ATGATAACCCATGGGAAAGGTATTAAAATTTTTTCAGGTAATTCTCACCCGAAATTAGCTCAAGATATTGCTAATATTTTAGGAACTACTGTAGGTGAGTCACAAGTAGGAACATTTAGTGATGGGGAAATATCTGTTAATATCAATGAAACAGTTAGAGGAACAGATCTATTTATTGTACAATCAACTAATGAACCAGTTAATGATAACTTAATGGAACTTTTAATAATGATTGATGCATTTAAGAGAGCTTCAGCAGGAAGAATAACAGCAGTTGTTCCTTACTATGGATATGCAAGACAAGATAGAAAAGCTAAGGCTAGAGATCCGATAACAGCTAAATTAGTTGCAGACCTTTTAACTGCAGCAGGAGCAGATAGAGTACTAACAATGGATCTACATGCTTCTCAGATACAAGGATATTTTAACATTCCATTAGATCATTTATTAGGATCACCAATACTTGCAAAGTATTTCGTACAAAAAGGATTTGAAGATAGGGATGATATAGTTGTAGTATCTCCAGATTTAGGAAGTGTAACTAGAGCTAGAAAATTTGCTGATAAATTGCATTGTCCAATAGCTATTATAGATAAGAGAAGACCTAAAGCAAATGTATCAGAAGTAATGAATATAATAGGAGATATAAAAGATAAGACTGTTATATTAGTAGATGATATGATAGATACAGCTGGAACTATAACTAATGGAGCTAATGCTTTAATAGAAATGGGAGCTAAAGAAGTTTATGCTTGTTGTACTCATGCTGTTTTATCTGGACCAGCTATAGAAAGAATAGAAAACTCAGTAATAAAAGAATTAGTTATGTTGAATACTATAGATTTACCAGAAGAAAAAACTTTAGATAAATTTAAGGTTTTATCAGTTGCGCCTGTATTTGCAGAAGCAATTAAGAGAATATATGAAGATACATCTGTAAGTAAAATATTTGAAGATTAA
- the glmU gene encoding bifunctional UDP-N-acetylglucosamine diphosphorylase/glucosamine-1-phosphate N-acetyltransferase GlmU: MYNCAIILAAGKGKRMKSSMPKVVHKVCGKEMVNHVIDNVRKANIKDVNLVIGKGSETVKEHTKDRNVTYSMQEQQLGTGHAVICAEEFLRDKKGTVAIFTGDAPLITNETIQELFKFHNNGEFAATLISSTVQDPTGYGRIIREASGEVKKIVEHKDCNEKELKVNEINSGMYCFDIEVLLTSLKSLNNDNSQGEYYLTDVIEIMKKSEEKVGAIVVPYEEIMGVNSRVQLSEAETVMRKRINHKHMVNGVTFIDCESTYIDVDVEIGHDTIIYPGCVIQGNTTIKEECTLYSNSRICNSVIESGVIVENSVILESHIGEGTTVGPFAYIRPESKIGKSARIGDFVEIKKSTIGDNTKVSHLTYIGDAEVGSKCNFGCGTVVVNYDGQKKQKTIIGNNSFIGCNTNLISPVKVNDNTYIAAGSTITKEVPEGSLAIARSKQINKEGWLDKKGLLKK, from the coding sequence ATGTATAATTGTGCTATAATATTGGCTGCAGGCAAAGGAAAAAGAATGAAATCTTCTATGCCCAAAGTCGTACACAAGGTTTGTGGAAAAGAAATGGTAAATCACGTCATTGATAACGTTAGAAAAGCTAATATAAAAGATGTAAATTTGGTAATAGGGAAAGGATCAGAAACAGTTAAAGAACATACCAAAGATAGAAATGTTACTTATTCTATGCAAGAGCAGCAACTAGGAACTGGTCATGCTGTTATTTGTGCAGAAGAATTTTTAAGAGATAAAAAAGGTACAGTGGCTATATTTACAGGAGATGCCCCTTTAATTACTAATGAGACTATACAGGAGTTATTTAAATTTCATAATAATGGGGAATTTGCAGCTACTTTAATTTCTTCTACTGTACAAGATCCAACAGGATATGGACGAATTATAAGAGAAGCATCTGGAGAAGTAAAGAAAATAGTTGAACACAAAGATTGTAATGAAAAGGAACTTAAGGTAAATGAAATTAATAGTGGAATGTATTGTTTTGATATAGAAGTTTTATTAACTAGTTTAAAAAGTCTTAACAATGATAATTCTCAAGGAGAATATTATTTAACAGATGTTATAGAAATAATGAAAAAATCTGAAGAGAAAGTTGGTGCTATAGTTGTACCTTATGAAGAAATTATGGGTGTAAATTCAAGAGTACAACTTTCAGAAGCAGAAACAGTTATGAGAAAAAGAATAAATCATAAACATATGGTAAATGGAGTAACATTTATAGACTGTGAAAGTACATATATAGATGTTGATGTAGAAATAGGACATGATACTATAATATATCCAGGATGCGTTATACAGGGAAACACAACAATAAAAGAAGAATGTACGTTATATTCTAATTCAAGAATATGTAATAGTGTAATAGAATCAGGAGTTATAGTTGAAAATTCTGTTATACTAGAAAGTCATATAGGAGAAGGAACTACTGTAGGACCCTTTGCTTATATAAGGCCAGAATCTAAAATAGGTAAATCTGCAAGAATAGGGGATTTTGTAGAAATAAAAAAATCAACTATTGGAGACAACACAAAGGTATCACACCTTACTTATATAGGAGATGCAGAAGTAGGAAGTAAATGCAATTTTGGATGTGGAACTGTAGTAGTAAATTATGATGGACAAAAGAAACAAAAAACTATTATTGGAAACAATTCTTTTATAGGATGTAACACAAATTTGATTTCTCCAGTTAAAGTTAATGACAATACATATATTGCAGCAGGATCTACAATTACTAAGGAAGTACCAGAAGGATCTTTAGCAATTGCTAGATCAAAGCAGATCAATAAAGAAGGCTGGTTAGATAAAAAAGGATTATTAAAAAAATAA
- the spoVG gene encoding septation regulator SpoVG yields MQITDVRVRKIAAEGKMKAIVSVTFDNEFVVHDIKVIEGQNGLFIAMPSRKTPDGEYKDIAHPINTETREKIQKSIIEEYERAKMEEESSEKVQE; encoded by the coding sequence ATGCAAATTACAGATGTACGTGTTAGAAAAATTGCAGCAGAAGGAAAAATGAAAGCTATAGTTTCAGTAACCTTTGATAATGAGTTTGTAGTTCATGATATAAAGGTTATAGAGGGTCAAAATGGACTTTTTATTGCTATGCCTAGTAGAAAAACACCAGATGGTGAATATAAGGATATAGCACATCCAATTAATACTGAAACTAGAGAGAAAATTCAAAAGTCTATAATCGAAGAATACGAGAGAGCAAAAATGGAAGAAGAATCTTCTGAAAAAGTTCAAGAATAA
- the purR gene encoding pur operon repressor — protein sequence MDKFTRNQRIAIIMKILTENPNKIINLNNFTELFNAAKSTISEDLFVVKDILNKMNMGKVETISGAAGGVKFINGISEEKSKDFAEKLCINLSKKDRIIPGNFLYVTDIMCNPQIIKQAGNILSAFFSGKHIDYVVTVETKGIPLAYEVANLLGVQLVVVRRENKLTEGSTLSINYVSGSSGRVQNMYVSKNAIKRNSKCIFIDDFMKAGGTALGIINLLKEFESELLGIGVLIDNTDITKKLVNDYFSIIDFNGFDDNGNIVVKPSKLFR from the coding sequence ATGGATAAATTTACAAGAAATCAACGAATAGCTATTATTATGAAAATATTAACGGAGAATCCAAATAAAATTATAAATTTAAATAATTTTACGGAACTCTTTAATGCTGCAAAATCTACCATAAGTGAAGATTTATTTGTAGTAAAGGATATATTAAACAAAATGAATATGGGAAAAGTAGAAACCATATCAGGGGCAGCTGGCGGAGTAAAATTTATAAATGGCATATCAGAAGAAAAAAGTAAAGACTTTGCTGAGAAACTATGTATAAATTTGAGCAAAAAGGACAGAATAATACCAGGAAACTTTTTATATGTTACAGATATAATGTGCAATCCTCAAATAATAAAACAAGCAGGTAATATACTTTCAGCTTTTTTTTCAGGGAAACATATAGATTATGTTGTTACTGTTGAAACAAAGGGGATACCATTAGCTTATGAAGTAGCTAATTTATTAGGAGTTCAACTTGTGGTTGTTCGTCGTGAAAATAAACTTACAGAAGGTTCAACTTTAAGTATAAATTATGTATCAGGATCTAGTGGAAGAGTACAAAATATGTATGTATCAAAAAATGCAATAAAAAGGAATAGTAAATGCATTTTTATTGATGATTTTATGAAAGCTGGAGGAACAGCACTTGGAATAATTAATTTACTTAAAGAGTTTGAAAGTGAATTATTAGGAATTGGCGTATTGATAGATAATACAGATATAACTAAAAAATTAGTAAATGATTATTTTTCTATAATAGATTTTAATGGGTTTGATGATAATGGAAATATAGTAGTTAAGCCATCTAAATTATTCAGATAA
- the murC gene encoding UDP-N-acetylmuramate--L-alanine ligase, which produces MSFDFIKDKNKHIHFIGIGGISMSGLAEILLYHNFTISGSDMNSSPITEKLKEKGANIYIGHKRENIKDADLIVYTAAIASDNPEIIEAKEKNIKLMDRADFLGDLMKGYKYNVAISGTHGKTTTTSMLSHVALKANVDPTILVGGNLDIINGNVRVGKSDFFITEACEYKSSFLKFFPYIGVILNIDADHLDYYKDLDDIKNAFSKFIKLIPKDGYLVAYGEDKNIQSIIKEANCNVITYGINSGDIQAHNIEYDEKACGSFDVVKNKQKLFSVKLNVPGKHNILNSLASICIGLASNMKNEDIIQGIESFFGTHRRFELKGCKNNITVIDDYAHHPTEISATLDAAKKYPHNKMFCVFQPHTYSRTLTLFDDFTKCFDNTDEIILADIYAAREKDTGIINSDMLGDKLRERGLKCTNFHKFDDIKNYLIENAKAGDLILTVGAGDIYKVGEMYINL; this is translated from the coding sequence GTGTCATTTGATTTTATAAAAGATAAAAATAAACATATACATTTTATAGGTATAGGTGGAATAAGTATGAGTGGGTTAGCAGAAATACTACTTTATCATAATTTTACTATATCTGGTTCAGATATGAATTCATCACCTATAACTGAAAAATTAAAGGAAAAAGGTGCAAATATATATATTGGTCATAAAAGAGAAAATATAAAGGATGCTGATTTAATAGTATATACTGCTGCTATTGCTTCTGATAACCCTGAAATAATAGAAGCCAAAGAAAAAAATATTAAATTAATGGATAGAGCAGACTTTTTAGGTGACTTAATGAAAGGCTACAAATATAATGTTGCCATATCTGGAACTCATGGTAAAACAACTACAACTTCTATGTTATCTCATGTAGCATTAAAAGCTAATGTCGATCCAACTATTTTAGTAGGTGGTAATTTAGATATAATAAATGGTAATGTAAGAGTAGGTAAAAGTGACTTCTTTATAACAGAAGCTTGTGAGTACAAATCCTCATTCCTTAAGTTTTTTCCATATATTGGGGTAATTTTAAACATAGATGCAGATCATTTAGATTACTATAAAGATTTAGATGATATAAAAAATGCTTTTTCAAAATTTATTAAATTAATTCCTAAGGATGGTTACCTTGTAGCCTATGGGGAAGATAAAAATATACAAAGCATTATAAAAGAAGCTAACTGTAATGTTATAACCTATGGTATAAACTCAGGAGATATACAAGCTCATAATATAGAATATGATGAAAAAGCTTGTGGAAGTTTTGATGTAGTTAAAAATAAACAAAAATTATTTTCAGTAAAGCTAAATGTTCCTGGAAAACATAATATACTAAATTCTCTAGCTAGTATATGCATTGGATTAGCTTCAAATATGAAAAATGAGGATATAATTCAAGGTATTGAAAGTTTTTTTGGGACTCATAGAAGATTTGAACTAAAAGGCTGTAAAAATAATATTACTGTAATAGATGATTATGCTCATCATCCTACAGAAATATCTGCTACATTAGATGCAGCTAAAAAATATCCTCACAATAAAATGTTCTGTGTTTTTCAACCACATACTTATTCCAGAACATTAACTTTATTTGATGATTTCACTAAATGCTTTGACAATACAGATGAAATTATTTTAGCTGATATATATGCTGCTAGAGAAAAGGACACTGGTATTATAAATTCAGATATGCTGGGAGATAAACTAAGAGAGCGCGGATTAAAATGTACTAACTTTCATAAATTTGATGATATAAAAAATTATCTTATAGAAAATGCTAAAGCTGGTGACTTAATATTAACTGTTGGAGCTGGAGATATATATAAAGTAGGAGAAATGTATATTAATTTATAA
- a CDS encoding [Fe-Fe] hydrogenase large subunit C-terminal domain-containing protein, whose amino-acid sequence MKKEHSELFKTIVNSYVNGTLESDVENILSKYNYNKENLCRIISSLCGVEVICDSNNFIENLTNAIKSYSSQHKIVNKIKDCSMDCKKEGGKTFCQNSCPFDAILINKETNSTYIDTEKCTDCGFCVEACPTGSILDRIEFIPLIDILKSNVPVIATVAPAITGQFGDNVSIHQLRSALKKIGFSDMIEVAFFADMLTLKEAIEFDHLVKNKDDLMITSCCCPMWVAMVRRVYEDLVKYVSPSVSPMIASGRVLKTLNSNCKVVFIGPCIAKKAEAKEKDLQGDIDFVLTFSELKDIFDSLNIDISKMPEDFSSEYASRGGRLYARTGGVSIAVEDVVKRLFPKKEKFLKAIQGNGVIECKKLLSTAQKGELEANFIEGMGCIGGCVGGPKAIIPKELGKEKVDQFANNSSIKVSIDSPCMDNILRKLNIDSAEDFKTPEKIKIFERKF is encoded by the coding sequence ATGAAAAAAGAACATAGTGAATTATTTAAAACTATAGTAAATTCCTATGTTAATGGAACATTAGAATCGGATGTAGAAAATATCCTTTCAAAATATAATTACAATAAGGAAAATTTATGTAGAATAATTTCTTCTTTATGTGGTGTAGAAGTAATTTGTGATTCTAACAATTTTATAGAAAACCTAACTAATGCAATAAAATCTTATTCTTCTCAGCATAAAATAGTAAATAAAATTAAAGATTGTTCTATGGATTGTAAAAAAGAAGGGGGTAAAACCTTTTGTCAAAATTCTTGTCCCTTTGATGCTATATTAATAAATAAAGAAACTAACTCCACCTACATAGATACTGAAAAATGCACAGATTGTGGTTTCTGTGTAGAGGCTTGTCCTACTGGTAGTATACTGGATCGAATAGAATTTATACCTTTAATTGATATTTTAAAAAGTAATGTTCCTGTAATAGCCACTGTAGCCCCTGCTATAACTGGTCAGTTTGGTGACAATGTATCAATACATCAATTAAGAAGTGCCTTAAAAAAAATAGGCTTTTCTGATATGATAGAAGTAGCATTTTTTGCAGATATGCTAACTTTAAAAGAAGCCATAGAATTTGATCATCTTGTTAAAAATAAAGATGATCTAATGATAACCTCTTGTTGTTGTCCTATGTGGGTAGCTATGGTAAGAAGGGTTTATGAAGATCTCGTCAAGTATGTTTCTCCCTCTGTCTCTCCAATGATTGCATCTGGTAGGGTATTAAAAACTCTTAATTCCAATTGTAAAGTTGTGTTTATAGGTCCTTGTATAGCTAAAAAAGCTGAAGCTAAAGAAAAAGATTTACAAGGTGACATAGACTTCGTGCTTACCTTTTCAGAACTTAAGGATATATTTGATTCTTTAAACATAGATATATCAAAAATGCCAGAAGATTTTTCATCTGAATATGCTTCAAGAGGTGGAAGGCTATACGCAAGAACCGGTGGTGTTTCTATAGCTGTTGAAGATGTAGTAAAAAGACTCTTTCCTAAAAAAGAAAAGTTTTTAAAAGCTATACAGGGTAATGGTGTTATAGAATGTAAAAAATTACTTTCTACAGCACAAAAAGGTGAACTAGAGGCAAATTTTATTGAAGGAATGGGATGCATCGGTGGATGTGTTGGTGGCCCAAAAGCAATAATTCCTAAAGAATTAGGGAAAGAAAAGGTGGACCAATTCGCAAATAACTCTTCTATAAAGGTTTCCATAGATAGCCCTTGCATGGACAATATATTAAGAAAACTAAATATAGATTCTGCAGAAGACTTTAAAACTCCTGAAAAAATAAAAATATTTGAAAGAAAATTTTAA